In Mesoplodon densirostris isolate mMesDen1 chromosome 2, mMesDen1 primary haplotype, whole genome shotgun sequence, the DNA window CCAGGGAAGGCAGTATGTTTGAACtgaaaggtgacatttgaacaaagacctgaaggagagAAAGTAGCCACGGTGACACCTGGAAGGGGAGATTGTTCTGGGCAGCAGGAACCGTACTGCAGGCGCAGGGTATTAGGGAACACCAGTGTGGAAAGCCATGGGGAATGAGTTGCTAGGAGATGACAGGAGAAGGGGGTGCCACTCAGAGAAGCTTTTCCTTATATTCCCAGGCCTGGGACCCATTCTGGGCTCCAGGGCCTGATGGAGTGCCAGGAGAGATGAGAGGGGCCAAATTAGGGATAAAACTGTGATTTCAGATGGAACAAAATGCTGtaaagcaaacagaaaacaaaacgaAATGTTGAGGTGTCAATGGAGGCCATTTCCAGAAGGAAGGAGCTGCGACCTGGAGCGAAGTGGATTAAGGGGCGACGTGGAAGGGCCTCCCAGAGCTTGCTGGTGGGTGGTGGTTCCAGCCAGGAGGGAGGTGAGCCCCGTGGCTGAGCACCTCTCAAATCCAGTCCAGCTGGAGCAGCATAGGCTCAGCCGGCTCCCAGCCAGGATGACCTGGGTTCAAAACCCCTGTCCGCCCACTAAATCCTTATGTGCCTTTGGGTGAGTTTCTTGTCCTGGGACCCAGTATGCTCATCTGGGAACAAAATGAGGGAAATAATACAGTTATATCCACCTCGTGGACTAACATGGGAATCTGCTGGGAGAAGACAGTGGTTCTCAGTCTTGGCTCTGCGGTGTGCCAGTCCCAGAAAGTCGTGAGGCCTGTGACCCATAATTCATTAGAGCTATAGTTAAATCACAGAAGGgtgcaaatgttttttttttttggtttaaatatCAATGAATTCAATGTTGCCTCTGCGATGACATCACTCTTCCTCACTGGCATTCCACGGAGGCTTGGGAGATAACGGGGTGGAGTGACAGCTAATCCCCTGGGAATTTGCAAATAGGCTGCACCCTATCTTATCTGTGCCACAGCCCAAGGGAGCACAGCATGCAAGCAAATACCATCTCGCCCATGGCTGGAGCTCGGATAAGGTGGAGAGCCCCTGAGCTGATGGCTAATGTACAGCAGTGGcatggggcctggcacacagtaggtgcttctTGGCAGAGGGAACCACAGTGGGGTGGGAGAAAGGAGAATGGAAGCTCTCTTGTTATCCACCACTGCACAATTGGTCACCCTCAGGCACAATGCTGTGGCTTTCCCATCCTCAGGAAATAGAGATACACTGAAGTAgacatggggagagggacagTGGAGGCCAGGCTGGCTGACGCAGGTGGGAGCTGAAGTGGGGGACTGGCCCAGAGCCTCTAGGGAGACACAGGGTCTGATGGGAAAGCCGTAGGGTTGGAACTACATTCATGCCTGGGTCAGGGCTGGGAGCTCAGGACAACCTGACCCCAAAATTGATTATTGTGGTCCAAGGCCACCCGTCCAGAAGGAATGCTGCTAGGCTCACCAGCAAGCAGCTCACAAGTGCCTGGGATGATCAACAAGGCTTCCTGCCTCCAGCCACCACCACCAACTCCTTCCTGCTCACTCATCCCCCAGCTCACCAGATCCTCACCACCACAATGCCTACCCCTGGCCCCCAGACTGGTCTGGCCACCAGAGGCCACCTTGCATCAAGCCTGCCTGAGGGCCTCCCATCCAGACACCTGCCAGGACTCAGGACTGTGTGGACGGCCGGCCCCACCTTCCTGCAGTGGCTGAGAACTCTTCTGGCTGTGGGAAGGGCCCAGCCAGGAGCACCTGGGTAGGTGACGGCCCCCCTCCCTGTGGACCCTGGCCATGTATGCTGTCATCATGGCTTCTAGCCCGAGGGCAGCTGGGAGGGCCTGTCCCATCTCAACCCCACCCCTAAACCAAGTGAGAAAAAGAATGGGAAGGAAATGGATGATGGGGAGATGTTTGTAACCTTTCATTTCAAAGCCCTCTTCCCTGGAGCCAGTCACTGCCCTTCCCCCACATTCCTCCCTTCCCAACAGTGGACTCAGTGGCCCCAGACACAGCCCGAGTCCATCCAAAAAAAGACAGAGATTCTTTATTTAAATCAGCAAACTCAGATTCTTCAAGCCCCAGCCCATGGTGGGCAGCCTTCCCTCCCGAgtcccctcactcccaccccttaGCCACAGAGAGGGGAATGGAAAATGAGAAGCCAGAAGGCCTCTGCCAGGGCAGGCTGCCTCAGAAGTGTGGTGAGCGCAgtccagctggggctgggggggcAGCCGCCACAGACCCCTCCCTATAAATTAAGTCCCTGCAGCCACAGCTGTGGGCGAGGCGTACTTGTGGGGAGAAGGCCATTAGGCAGCATCCCTGACTCCCAGCCAAGGAATGGATTAGGGCACAGGGCTCAGGGGAAGAGaggccagagagaaagagaagaggtatggtggggagagggggtgatGCCCCCCTAATTTTGGTCCCGGGCAAAAGAGGCCAGTTGGTCCAGTTTTGGTGGATTTAGAGAAGGGAATGTATTAGTAAGCACAGTGTGGAGGCCACCGTCAGGCACCCCCGGAGGAGACAGGTCAGGCCCCCACCCTGGCAGAGGGGAGCGTGAGAGCTCCAGGGGCTCTCAGGGAATGTCActgctaaaatatatatatacatatatatatatatatatatatatatatatatatatatatatatatatatatatacacatacatatatatatatatatattaaccatTCACGgcaggcaggggcagggctgttggtGGGATCAGAGGATCTGGCGTGGCATCCCATAGCCGGTCATGCCTGCCTGAGATGCCCCGCGATTGGTCCCCATCTGTAACCCAATCACATTCTTGCCCTCCTGCAGCTGGTTGTCTGAGAAGTTCCGAGGGTTCTCCTTGGATTTCCTGCGTGGAAAGGGAGTGCTGGTTAGGAGGAGGGTGAAGGCTGTCCCAATAAATGTCCTCCATGGACACAGCACAGGCTTTCTTTGGCTTAAGTGCTGGTGCCAGCTCGGCCCTGGAGAGCCTTGAGCTCTCTGAAGCCACCCCCTCATATCTCCAAAGGGACTGTCCCTTGCCATCCTGGGAGACtcgtgaggattaagtgagacgaggaatgtgaaagtgctttgtaaaggGCATTTCCGAGGGACAGGAGTGGGCAGGATCAACGCGCCAGCCCGGGGCCTGGGCTGCCCCAGCAGTACTCACTTGGGAAACCAGTTGGGATCTCCAGAGAAGAGCCCATTGTTCTGGGCTACCGCCAGCCCACCCAGGTTCATCAGTGTCCGCTGCACACAGGCCATGTTCTTtcctgggaagagggagggggtgtGTTGGCCTCAGTGGGTCTGGGGTCCTGCATGCCAGGCTTCCACCTCTATCACTAAGTCAGCAGGCCCAGCTTCCTAAGTCTTTTACTCTTGGTCTCCCTATCTTTCTCCAACCCAACCCCCAATATGGCcaactcctacacacacacacacacacacacacacacacacactctctctctctctctctctctctctctctctctctctctttgtcctcAGGTGTCGGAAACCTGCCCCTTTTCCCTGGTGGACAtggcccagcccagcctctggTCTTCTGGATGACAGTGCCCTGGCCCTGACCCACCTTCCCATAGATCCACAGTCTGGAAGATGTCAGTGGTGTTGATGCCGTAGCGCTCGGCTGCTTGCAGGAACTGGGAGATCTGCTCCATCTGCTTGAAGGCCATGGTGGAGGCCTGGATCTTCTTCACTGGGGCCTGGCCCTCGGGGTACAGACCATTAATGAGCTCACACAGCACCTGGGTGAGGACAGTAGGTGTGCAGAAGTGAGGCCCTGCCTACCACAGATCAGAATGTACCACCCTCGGCGCTAGAGACAGTGAACCGCAGAGATGCCTCTCCTACCTGAAGACAGCTCTGACTCTACCTGGAGTGAGCATCAGGCTCCTTCCTGCCCAGCCCCCGCCTCTGAGCCCAGAGTGTAAACCGTGCTATTCCAGGATTACCAACTACAGCACACCTCCCCCAGCTCTTCCCTTAGAGCTCCTCTTCCTTCCGTCACACacggcttccactgcagggaggcaCGTTCACCCTCCCACTTCCCtcagcaggagggaggaaggcagggggcCTCTGCACGATGAAGATGTCCCGGCTCAAGAAAAGCGGGGAGGGGGCTGCCCTCCGTTCTTCAGCTGAGAAAATCCCCGGTCCCTCAGACCCAGCCCTGCTCTCTTGGCACTTCTGGTCAGAGGCGCCCAGCTCTCACCGTGCCATCCTTGAGCCAGTTCTGAAAGTTCTCGCGCCCAGGCTGGGGCCGGCCCACATCCTTGCGGCACTGGGTGGTGATCCATTGGATCAGGATCTGCTCCAGGTCTGCATCATATTGTTTCTCAATCTTCTGCTGCACCTCCCGGCTCAGGCCGTAGGCAGGTCCTCTGTTGGCCATTCCAAAGGGTGGTGGTGTCTgggggaagctggggagaggATACATCCAGGCCTGTGATCAGCgctctgcagcctgtggggtGGGGGATTCTGACACACACCATATCCCCAGGGTGGGCCCCAGAGGTGAGGAGGTGAGAACAGCCACCAAATGAGGGAAGTCTCAC includes these proteins:
- the TAGLN2 gene encoding transgelin-2, which codes for MANRGPAYGLSREVQQKIEKQYDADLEQILIQWITTQCRKDVGRPQPGRENFQNWLKDGTVLCELINGLYPEGQAPVKKIQASTMAFKQMEQISQFLQAAERYGINTTDIFQTVDLWEGKNMACVQRTLMNLGGLAVAQNNGLFSGDPNWFPKKSKENPRNFSDNQLQEGKNVIGLQMGTNRGASQAGMTGYGMPRQIL